A window of the Bombina bombina isolate aBomBom1 chromosome 3, aBomBom1.pri, whole genome shotgun sequence genome harbors these coding sequences:
- the LOC128653592 gene encoding uncharacterized protein LOC128653592 isoform X1 → MMQTEFCSSPSLGQLDAEIQRIYDDFNVPFSECVTFDTELLEIVDAVEQMDFAKINNAAVNEIFPDRTNLTSPCVSRLEMQTPKRPCKTDLKRHLNFNRIDGPIGCGDDKMQQAPKSDVTLKPKTTVVTAIVHNQPVNKVPNECVKQALKASTTVSSCSRSKQTHPISSVASRKSIAVEDIITTIDDDEKYPTAVPTHCRAKGFSNNPKKSLNSLQLPGLGQKTQHTNTTKKSCVKRKPSGENNAQNTIKKNSSETSGGRDTE, encoded by the exons gatgCAGAAATTCAGAGAATATATGATGATTTTAATGTGCCTTTTTCTGAGt gtGTAACATTTGATACAGAATTGCTGGAAATTGTAGATGCTGTTGAACAAATGG ATTTTGCAAAAATCAACAATGCCGCTGTTAATGAAATATTTCCTGACCGTACTAATTTGACAAGTCCCTGTGTAAGCAGATTGGAGATGCAGACACCAAAGAGACCTTGTAAAACAGATTTAAAACGACATCTGAATTTTAACAGAATTGATGGACCTATTGGTTGTGGTGATGATAAAATGCAACAGGCACCAAAAAGTG atgTAACATTGAAACCTAAAACAACAGTCGTTACGGCAATAGTTCACAATCAACCAGTAAATAAGGTTCCCAATGAATGTGTAAAACAAGCACTAAAAGCTTCTACTACTG TCTCATCATGCTCCAGAAGTAAACAAACACACCCCATTTCATCTGTGGCTTCTAGAAAATCTATAGCTGTAGAAGACATCATAACCACCATTGATGATGATGAAAAGTATCCAACAGCAGTACCCACACATTGCAGAGCCAAGGGTTTTTCTAACAATCCCAAAAAATCTTTGAATTCTCTACAATTACCAGGTTTGGGACAgaaaacacaacacacaaacacaactaAGAAATCATGTGTTAAAAGAAAACCTAGTGGTGAGAATAATgctcaaaatacaataaaaaagaactctagtgagacttccggtgggcgggacacAGAGTAA